A window of the Arenibacter algicola genome harbors these coding sequences:
- a CDS encoding zinc metallopeptidase, translated as MMMYYILLGAIALVSWLVSNKLKSKFKHYSKVHLRNGMSGAEIAEKMLADHGIRDVKVISTPGMLTDHYNPVNKTVNLSEGVYNQRNASAAAVAAHECGHAVQHATAYEWLTLRSKLVPVVSVTSGMSMWVVFGGLMLGAAAGVGLGYWVAVAGLIMMGLATLFSFITLPVEYDASNRALAWLKNKNMVSQEEYKGSEDALKWAARTYLVAAIGSLATLVYWAMQVLGGRD; from the coding sequence ATGATGATGTATTATATATTGCTGGGTGCTATTGCCTTGGTAAGTTGGTTGGTTAGTAATAAACTAAAAAGCAAATTTAAGCACTATTCCAAGGTGCATTTGCGCAATGGTATGAGCGGTGCCGAAATTGCCGAGAAAATGTTGGCAGACCACGGAATCAGGGATGTAAAGGTTATTTCTACACCAGGAATGCTAACGGACCACTACAATCCGGTAAATAAAACGGTAAATTTAAGTGAAGGGGTGTACAATCAAAGAAACGCTTCGGCAGCCGCTGTTGCGGCCCACGAATGTGGACATGCGGTACAACATGCTACGGCATATGAATGGTTGACCTTGCGTTCCAAATTGGTGCCGGTGGTAAGTGTTACCTCAGGCATGTCTATGTGGGTAGTCTTTGGGGGGCTTATGTTGGGAGCCGCAGCAGGAGTTGGTCTTGGATATTGGGTGGCCGTTGCAGGTCTAATAATGATGGGGCTGGCTACTTTGTTTAGCTTTATTACTTTGCCGGTTGAATACGATGCCAGTAACCGTGCCCTAGCCTGGTTAAAGAACAAGAATATGGTGAGCCAAGAAGAGTACAAAGGATCTGAGGATGCCTTAAAATGGGCTGCCAGAACTTACTTGGTAGCCGCCATAGGATCTTTGGCAACCTTGGTCTATTGGGCTATGCAGGTTCTAGGAGGTAGGGACTAA